The DNA region AAAAACGTAGTCGCAGGTTCGTACGCGGTCGATACAGCCGGGTCGGACCGTCTCGGGTCGCTAGACCGAACTCTCCCGTGCGGCCTCGATGACCGGCTGGAGTGCCTCCCCCCGTTCGGTCAACGAGTACTCCACTCGGAACGGTTTCTCACAGACGACCGCCCGCGAGATGAGTTCTTTCTCCTCGAGGTCGCTCAGGCTCTCCGACAGCACCTTGCTCGAGATTCCCCCGATCTGTCGCTGCAGTGCACTGAACCCCTGCGGTCCCCCCTCGAGCAGCTCGTCGAGGATGACGAGGTGCCACTTCCGCCCGAGCAACGTCGCGACCGCCGTCAACGGGTTCGCGGTCTCGAACGACTCTCGTGCAGCTGCCTCCGCGGCAGCACGGTCCCGGATCGAATTGTAATCGCCAAATGACCTGTTCATGCCGATCTCTCGTTACCATATAACCTCCGAATCCCCATGAACTAGGAACCCACACTTCTCGGTACCGTCCTGACAACACTCCTGATAACCTGCGGAATCTCCGCGATGTTACCTAGA from Haloarchaeobius amylolyticus includes:
- a CDS encoding winged helix-turn-helix transcriptional regulator gives rise to the protein MNRSFGDYNSIRDRAAAEAAARESFETANPLTAVATLLGRKWHLVILDELLEGGPQGFSALQRQIGGISSKVLSESLSDLEEKELISRAVVCEKPFRVEYSLTERGEALQPVIEAARESSV